A window from Montipora capricornis isolate CH-2021 chromosome 7, ASM3666992v2, whole genome shotgun sequence encodes these proteins:
- the LOC138056413 gene encoding adenosine receptor A2b-like yields the protein MASNISHEGSSCFHLPDPSFHLVSERYLVNLVTAIINIVSSPFGVVSNLLIMVSILSNSRLRTPSNLFISCLALSDVLVGLSVQPGYIAFRLMENQLRSVPCFVRVTYANAFYICCGVSFMTLTSISYERFVAVRLHTRYNETFSSQRVLKYVSAIWVFNILLTCLQWAGISKISKGTHLLVWFCCLLASIIANIRIMLFLRRYRHQVRSINVVSQSIQHRRAISRTKTICMIVGIYFLLNFPVLFVTIYHQILEQDIKSYNHYSWAETAAFLNSCTNPVICYWKNRRMRQSLKSIMRKLSCY from the coding sequence ATGGCCAGCAATATCTCACATGAAGGCAGCTCTTGCTTTCATCTTCCTGATCCATCCTTTCATCTTGTTTCGGAACGTTATTTGGTGAACCTTGTAACAGCCATCATAAATATTGTTTCTTCGCCATTTGGTGTCGTTTCAAACCTTTTGATAATGGTTTCCATTTTAAGCAACTCGCGTCTTCGAACTCCATCAAATCTCTTCATATCTTGCCTTGCGCTCTCTGATGTATTAGTTGGTCTTTCAGTTCAGCCGGGATATATTGCCTTTAGACTCATGGAAAACCAGCTTCGTTCAGTTCCATGCTTTGTAAGAGTCACTTACGCTAATGCGTTCTACATTTGCTGTGGAGTTTCTTTCATGACTCTGACATCCATTTCATACGAGCGATTTGTAGCCGTTCGGCTACATACAAGATACAATGAGACTTTTTCATCACAAAGAGTGCTGAAGTATGTGTCCGCCATCTGGGTCTTCAATATCCTCTTAACTTGCCTACAATGGGCAGGAATTAGTAAAATATCAAAAGGGACACATTTGCTTGTGTGGTTTTGCTGCCTTCTGGCTTCCATCATTGCAAACATAAGAATCATGTTATTTTTACGTCGCTACCGACACCAGGTGAGGTCTATCAACGTAGTTTCACAAAGCATCCAACACAGGAGAGCAATCAGTCGGACAAAAACTATTTGCATGATTGTTGGAATTTATTTCCTGTTAAACTTTCCAGTTTTGTTTGTTACAATTTATCACCAGATTTTAGAACAAGACATCAAAAGTTACAACCATTATAGCTGGGCAGAGACTGCTGCTTTTCTGAATTCAT